A genomic region of Acidimicrobiales bacterium contains the following coding sequences:
- a CDS encoding PAS domain-containing sensor histidine kinase has translation MASLAELARFFTRIDPAAVAHLQRLLASWGLLADFCFADLLMFAVVGQPREDGGNRFVVLGQVRPTTAQTVYRADWVGTVLEESDRPLVARAYKLGEIIEGEITVPPLKERVRMLCIPVRYRGEVVAVLTRESAPSIGRQPGELERIYHDVFNRFARMIAAGDFPFDAENSESKEAPRVGDGVIVLDDSGRVEYASPNAVSTLHRLGIHGNAEGLRFSEVGLEENVVHTAFQIGVPVTEEIPRGTEVTVLMRCIPIVDNRDVTGAVVLLRDISELRHRDLLLLSKDATIREIHHRVKNNLQTISSLLRLQGRRLESKEAKAAIEESVRRIRSIALVHEILSREVGDDVPFLEIVRPLVAMVQDAMATPERPITVTVEGDGGLMPAGIATPLAVVLNELFQNAVDHAYPEDLELGDAGAHVRVTITRDEDKEVRVLVVDDGAGLPEGFVLETSTGLGLSIVRTLVQTELGGEISIANGDGSGDRPGTVVALTLPIQPPQVGTG, from the coding sequence ATGGCGAGCCTGGCCGAGCTGGCGCGCTTCTTCACCCGGATCGACCCGGCCGCGGTGGCCCACCTGCAGCGCCTGCTGGCGAGCTGGGGCCTGCTGGCCGACTTCTGCTTCGCCGACCTGCTGATGTTCGCCGTCGTGGGCCAGCCCCGCGAGGACGGCGGCAACCGCTTCGTGGTGCTCGGCCAGGTGCGACCCACCACGGCGCAGACCGTGTACCGGGCCGACTGGGTCGGCACCGTGCTGGAGGAGAGCGACCGGCCGCTGGTCGCCAGGGCCTACAAGCTGGGCGAGATCATCGAGGGCGAGATCACCGTCCCCCCGCTGAAGGAGCGGGTGCGGATGCTGTGCATCCCGGTGCGCTACCGGGGCGAGGTCGTCGCCGTGCTGACCCGGGAGTCGGCGCCGTCGATCGGCCGCCAGCCCGGCGAGCTGGAGCGCATCTACCACGACGTCTTCAACCGCTTCGCCCGCATGATCGCCGCCGGCGACTTCCCGTTCGACGCCGAGAACTCCGAGTCCAAGGAGGCGCCCCGGGTCGGCGACGGTGTGATCGTGCTCGACGACAGCGGCCGGGTGGAGTACGCCTCGCCCAACGCCGTGTCGACCCTCCACCGCCTGGGCATCCACGGCAACGCCGAGGGCCTGCGCTTCTCCGAGGTGGGCCTGGAGGAGAACGTGGTGCACACGGCCTTCCAGATCGGCGTCCCGGTGACCGAGGAGATCCCCCGGGGTACTGAGGTCACGGTGCTGATGCGCTGCATCCCCATCGTCGACAACCGTGACGTCACCGGAGCGGTCGTCCTGCTCCGCGACATCTCCGAGCTGCGGCACCGCGACCTGCTGCTGCTCTCCAAGGACGCCACGATCCGCGAGATCCACCACCGGGTGAAGAACAACCTGCAGACGATCTCGTCGCTGTTGCGGTTGCAGGGCCGGCGGCTGGAGTCGAAGGAGGCGAAGGCGGCGATCGAGGAGTCGGTGCGCCGCATCCGCTCGATCGCCCTGGTGCACGAGATCCTCTCGCGGGAGGTGGGCGACGACGTGCCGTTCCTCGAGATCGTGCGGCCCCTGGTGGCGATGGTGCAGGACGCCATGGCCACGCCCGAGCGGCCGATCACGGTGACGGTGGAGGGCGACGGGGGCCTGATGCCCGCCGGCATCGCCACGCCGCTGGCGGTGGTGCTCAACGAGCTGTTCCAGAACGCCGTCGACCACGCCTACCCGGAGGACCTCGAGCTGGGTGACGCCGGGGCGCACGTGCGGGTCACGATCACCCGCGACGAGGACAAGGAGGTGCGGGTGCTGGTCGTCGACGACGGCGCCGGGCTACCCGAGGGGTTCGTCCTGGAGACCAGCACGGGGCTCGGCCTGTCGATCGTGCGCACGCTGGTGCAGACCGAGCTGGGCGGGGAGATCAGCATCGCCAACGGCGACGGATCAGGTGACCGGCCGGGCACCGTGGTGGCGCTCACGCTGCCGATCCAACCGCCGCAGGTCGGGACTGGGTGA
- a CDS encoding WhiB family transcriptional regulator, with protein sequence MTQSRTLSLTIERDDWREHAACRDTDPDLFFPVGTTGPAIEQIDNAKAVCRECEVQKTCLEYALVTNQDSGIWGGTSEEERRAIRRQRVARQRRASA encoded by the coding sequence CTGACGCAGAGCCGCACGCTATCCCTAACAATCGAGCGAGACGACTGGCGTGAGCACGCCGCGTGTCGCGACACAGACCCAGACCTCTTCTTCCCGGTGGGCACCACTGGCCCGGCGATCGAGCAGATCGACAACGCCAAAGCCGTCTGCCGGGAGTGTGAGGTACAGAAGACCTGCCTCGAGTACGCGCTGGTGACCAACCAGGACAGCGGCATCTGGGGCGGGACGTCCGAGGAAGAGCGCAGGGCGATCCGTCGCCAGCGTGTCGCCCGCCAGCGTCGCGCCAGCGCCTGA
- a CDS encoding glycerophosphodiester phosphodiesterase produces the protein MTLVIGHKGAPGLAAENRVPSFAAAHQVGAQGVELDVRRVGDGHLAVWHDPVLPDGRVLLDTSWPEIAGAVDDLGAVLDACAGFDLVNVEIKNWLYDSDFDESLGIADAVAGLLATRPSVERAAYVVSCFHQPTIDRARKALDGAAPEVAVGWLLWNVDDAADTVAQALAGGYGALHPHHTAVTSDLVARAHDAGIRVNCWTSNDPDRIRWLADVGVDGIITDEPALALEVLERG, from the coding sequence ATGACGCTGGTAATCGGGCACAAGGGCGCTCCAGGGCTTGCGGCGGAGAACCGGGTGCCGTCGTTCGCGGCTGCGCACCAGGTCGGTGCGCAGGGTGTCGAGCTGGACGTCCGCCGTGTCGGCGACGGCCATCTGGCCGTGTGGCACGACCCCGTCCTGCCCGACGGCCGCGTCCTGCTGGACACATCATGGCCCGAGATCGCGGGCGCCGTGGACGATCTGGGCGCAGTTCTCGACGCCTGCGCCGGATTCGATCTGGTGAACGTCGAGATCAAGAACTGGCTCTACGACAGCGACTTCGACGAGTCGCTGGGCATCGCCGACGCGGTGGCGGGGTTGCTGGCGACCCGACCGTCGGTGGAGCGGGCGGCGTACGTGGTGTCGTGCTTCCACCAGCCGACGATCGACCGGGCCCGCAAGGCGCTCGACGGCGCCGCGCCCGAGGTCGCCGTGGGCTGGCTGCTGTGGAACGTGGACGACGCGGCCGACACCGTGGCCCAGGCGTTGGCCGGCGGCTACGGCGCCCTCCACCCGCACCACACTGCCGTCACCTCGGACCTGGTGGCTCGGGCCCACGACGCCGGCATCCGGGTCAACTGCTGGACGAGCAACGACCCCGACCGCATCCGCTGGCTGGCCGACGTCGGCGTCGACGGGATCATCACCGACGAGCCCGCTCTGGCCCTCGAGGTGCTGGAGCGCGGCTAG
- a CDS encoding type II toxin-antitoxin system PemK/MazF family toxin: MLRGDVYRLQVPRRIGHEQQGDRYGVVVQADAFLPRSVVIVAPTSRSARTASFRPEIEVAGDTTRVLVEQVGAVDASRLGELAGHLAPEEMWGIDDALATVLDLR, translated from the coding sequence GTGCTCCGGGGTGACGTCTACCGACTCCAGGTTCCCCGACGCATCGGCCATGAACAGCAGGGCGATCGCTACGGCGTGGTGGTCCAGGCCGATGCCTTCCTCCCACGCTCGGTCGTGATCGTGGCGCCCACATCCCGTAGCGCCAGGACAGCGTCATTCCGGCCCGAGATCGAGGTCGCCGGCGATACCACCCGCGTGCTCGTCGAGCAGGTGGGTGCCGTTGATGCCAGCCGCCTCGGCGAGCTCGCCGGGCACCTGGCGCCCGAGGAGATGTGGGGCATCGACGACGCGCTCGCCACCGTGCTCGACCTGAGGTGA
- a CDS encoding ribbon-helix-helix protein, CopG family, with product MVQAISVRLDDESERALERLEATGLSRSEAIRRALITAADRLRRRDELTAEVAALEADEADRDEMLTVASLMESLRAPG from the coding sequence ATGGTTCAGGCGATCTCGGTGCGGTTGGACGACGAATCCGAGCGTGCGCTCGAAAGGCTCGAGGCCACCGGGCTCTCGCGTTCCGAAGCGATCCGTCGGGCCCTGATCACGGCCGCTGATCGTCTGCGCCGCCGAGACGAGTTGACCGCCGAGGTGGCTGCTCTCGAAGCAGACGAGGCCGACCGTGACGAGATGCTGACGGTGGCTTCGCTGATGGAGTCGCTGCGTGCTCCGGGGTGA
- a CDS encoding diacylglycerol kinase family protein — translation MKILFLVNSSASSVTPRSRVVIRKALSADHDVTLAETKRRGHATRLAQGAAAAGSEVVVVLGGDGTLNEAANGLAGSDCALAALPGGSTNVFARTVGLPNDPIEATGQLLDALARRSIRRIGLGSVNGRYFLFHTGVGFDAAVVEQVEKRAELKRYAGHPLFVYAAFATWLRHYDRSRPRFAVEHPTGETIDDAYFTIVMNTSPYTYLGNIPLDLAPELTLDDGLAAVTLRTMRFARTLRIIGSALGNGKLLRRSRWVDYRVDVPGLTIRGYGPVPYQVDGDYLGESENFTFRHTPNALALVLPTDLYHDS, via the coding sequence GTGAAGATCCTGTTCCTGGTCAACTCGTCGGCGTCGTCGGTCACTCCCCGCAGCCGGGTCGTGATCCGCAAGGCCCTCTCGGCCGACCACGACGTGACCCTGGCCGAGACCAAGCGCCGCGGCCACGCCACCCGGCTGGCCCAGGGCGCCGCGGCCGCCGGATCGGAGGTGGTCGTCGTCCTCGGCGGCGACGGCACCCTCAACGAGGCCGCCAACGGGTTGGCCGGATCCGACTGCGCGCTGGCGGCGCTGCCCGGTGGGTCGACCAACGTGTTCGCCCGCACCGTCGGCCTGCCCAACGACCCGATCGAGGCGACCGGACAGCTCCTCGATGCTCTGGCCCGCCGGTCGATCCGCCGCATCGGGCTCGGGTCGGTCAACGGCCGCTACTTCCTGTTCCACACCGGCGTGGGGTTCGACGCCGCCGTGGTCGAGCAGGTGGAGAAGCGGGCCGAGCTGAAGCGCTACGCCGGCCACCCGCTGTTCGTCTACGCGGCGTTCGCCACCTGGCTGCGCCACTACGACCGCAGCCGCCCCCGCTTCGCCGTCGAGCACCCCACCGGCGAGACCATCGACGACGCCTACTTCACCATCGTGATGAACACGAGCCCCTACACGTACCTGGGCAACATCCCGCTCGACCTGGCACCCGAGCTGACCCTCGACGACGGCCTGGCCGCCGTCACCCTCCGCACGATGCGCTTCGCCCGCACCCTGCGCATCATCGGCTCCGCCCTCGGCAACGGGAAGCTCCTGCGCCGCAGCCGCTGGGTCGACTACCGCGTCGACGTGCCCGGCCTCACCATCCGCGGCTACGGCCCGGTCCCCTACCAGGTCGACGGCGACTACCTCGGCGAGTCCGAGAACTTCACCTTCCGCCACACCCCCAACGCCCTCGCCCTCGTCCTGCCGACTGATCTGTATCACGATTCGTGA
- a CDS encoding electron transfer flavoprotein subunit beta/FixA family protein has product MNVVVCVKQIPDPAEPGKLEADNTLDRSGKLILDESDSYGVEMALQLVDAAGGGEVTLVSMAPGGETSGLRTALAMGAAKAILVSDDALSGAGALDTAKVLAAAIKRAEPELVIAATESSDGYTGTVPEQVAALLGLPSITFAKNVEIVDGTVKVQRQTELGYDEVEAPLPALVSVTAGVVEPRYPSFKGIMAAKSKPVDQPTLADLGIDPSSVGAAGAGQEIVAVDDAPAREAGELVEDDGEAYQRVVSFLEDLKVI; this is encoded by the coding sequence ATGAACGTGGTCGTGTGCGTGAAGCAGATCCCGGACCCTGCGGAGCCCGGGAAGCTCGAGGCCGACAACACCCTCGACCGGAGCGGCAAGCTCATCCTCGACGAGTCCGACAGCTACGGCGTCGAGATGGCCCTCCAGTTGGTGGACGCGGCAGGCGGCGGCGAGGTCACCCTCGTCTCCATGGCCCCCGGTGGGGAGACCTCGGGTCTGCGCACCGCTCTGGCCATGGGTGCTGCCAAGGCGATCCTGGTGTCGGACGACGCCCTCTCGGGGGCCGGCGCGCTGGACACCGCCAAGGTGCTGGCCGCGGCCATCAAGCGGGCCGAGCCCGAGCTGGTGATCGCCGCCACCGAGTCGAGCGACGGCTACACCGGCACCGTGCCCGAGCAGGTCGCGGCGCTGTTGGGCCTGCCGTCGATCACCTTCGCCAAGAACGTCGAGATCGTGGACGGCACCGTCAAGGTCCAGCGGCAGACCGAGCTGGGTTACGACGAGGTCGAGGCGCCGCTGCCGGCGCTGGTCTCCGTGACCGCCGGCGTGGTCGAGCCCCGCTACCCCTCGTTCAAGGGGATCATGGCGGCGAAGTCGAAGCCGGTCGACCAGCCGACGCTCGCCGACCTCGGCATCGACCCGTCCTCCGTCGGTGCCGCCGGCGCCGGCCAGGAGATCGTCGCCGTCGACGACGCCCCCGCCCGTGAGGCCGGTGAGCTGGTCGAGGACGACGGCGAGGCCTACCAGCGTGTCGTGTCCTTCCTCGAGGACCTCAAGGTCATCTGA